One Magnolia sinica isolate HGM2019 chromosome 2, MsV1, whole genome shotgun sequence genomic window, aaacggggcTTATATGGAGGTCTACTACTCACGTCGTGgggcaagttccctgacaatggatctatgcgaggatgtgatttcggtgcaATTGGATAGGCCGgctgtggaggacctgtgtcagatcaacggtcatgcttactcgatcggggccacaagtacataGATTCGTGCAGCAAAATTTTTcttatccatgggtgaagtttggtcagaaaccgttggtctaaaatcctcaatttcgcgcataagcaaatggcccaattcacttaagtttcaataaattttctaaagatattcgcgtttctcacacacttcgttcagggctcaagttgtgtgtttcgggACACAGTccgggctcgattcccacgatggttgtcaagcctaataggacggatataaccctatagtttcacggtcatcggactttcgacatgcggtccaggtccgatacggagttttaatgtattcccgagagcgacaggctcatgggatttgtcttaggttttcaagtaatgttgagttagcgattttgatagttttgggtcttgccatttgtgtaaatggtggttcgagctaaatccaccgattaattcagtttagtacttaattaatttttgcataaatttctacagaatatggtccttgggaatttctgcctgaggtggtactcgggtctttatacggatttttctgagacattacattAATATGAACCAAAATTGTCTTACAaatgttgaacgtccacaaacCATTTAAGACAGTCAAAATCTGTCGGTAACTACAAAGAAAAGACGGTTATCGACTATTTGGAATAAAAGAtggtccttagctgtcttataaGTAGTCATCTGAGACTGTcagagaccgtctgcattagagatggtccttaacCATCTTTTTAGTGGTCATCTGAGATAGTCAGAGACCGTCTGCATTAtagacggtccttagctgtcgtatagtggtcatctgagacggtcagaGACCGTCTGTATTAGAGAAGGTCTTTTAACTGTCTTAAAGTAGTCCTTTGAGACAGTCAGAGACCGTCTGCATTACAGACGGTCATTGGCTGTGCTATAGGCCCAAAACTGCCTTACCCTTCCAGTGTCATGACTCTCTCATGCAAAGTAGAGCATGCCTTAATATGGGGTTACTgtgggggccactttgatgtatgtattatgtatccaggccgtccattagtttcccactctacatccttcttattttagtaaaaatcgagattttaggaaatgaagttcgaaaaaaaaatcaagattttcaTAAATAATtgacattttaaaaaagaaaattgagaagttaaaaaaattaagaactttgaataaagttgataatttgtgAAAATAattagatttccaaaaaaaaaaatgatacgttgaaaaagaaaattgaaaatattaaaaaatttctgaaaattttgacaactttgaaaaaaaaaaaaatcgaaaaagaaattgagattttgtatttcaaaaaaaaaaaaaaaaaattgaaaagttcgataacaaaagtgagattttgatgatatgttgtatattcatCTCATCCATATGTTTCTCTAGCCCATTTTTGGGTAGGGTATAAAAaaagtgtagatttaaatcttaagtggaccgcatcacTAGAAAGAGTGGTAAATAGTGCCTTACTGTTAAAAATTATTAAGAGCTTGTCATAAGGTTTTAATAGTGTTTCTTTGCAATCCAACTttttgataatgtaaagaagatctggttgaagggaaactacaaagatcaaattgatctaaaacttttgtggcctttaaaaggtttctaatggttattcatcacttttttttattggtatggcccacttgagattaccgagttcttatgatttggaatcacatcctaaaatatgatggaaaaatatatggacagtatCGATATACACAAAATATATTAAGGTAGGCTCTACACGGTTAGGATAATACCCATAAAGGAGtcacctaaatagtgaaatggtacaaTAAGGTCGATTTCATAGGAACTTCCTGTGAGGtcaatctgtgtgggccccatcatcatgtgtgtagaacatcaacaccatgcatttgatgtgtcccctttaggttatgggatatcccaaagatTTGTCGTACACGAAACTCAGATGGGctatagcatctaaaactatgaagATATCCCTAAaggatataaaagcacttggtggggcccacgtgagttttagatgcggctgaaacttccTCTTACCCATaatcctacataatgaatgggatggatcggtgaaccacatctaggtgggcccaataaatgattatgaatgttttaatgggagggtaacccctctcaactatagtatgtggtgtgggccacccaagtcaatgtactttatttttaagcccatggagacaatggaatggtgcatcttactGATGGGGCAACCAAAGTTCATGTGGATCCCACAATataaaagagtgggatagtgacacccactgttgaaaccttcttagggtcgaCCATGATCACCACAAGAAAtaagcctttagccacaatttttagTGTCAGTTGAAAAAATGGTGGTTAAAAGTTTGTTTTTCGCCTCAGTTCTAAAAGTCTGTTATTTTACATCGGTTGTTACAAAAAAAAGGTTAAACATTTACTATTTTGCGTCGGTTGTTGAGAAATCAAGGTTAAAAATTTACCATTTCACCTCAGTTGGAGAAAAATCAagagaaatagtgtgaattgaaaatcTAAAGTTGAAAAAACATTAagggacacagaagttttggatcaaggttatatttgtattttccctttcatccatgtttttatgatcttatgtataggttggatgacaaataaatatcaatgtgcagcccagcaaggtttcaacggtggaaatcattattcccattatttccctatggtatggtcaacttcagctttggatatggttcaattttggtctcaaccacttaaatgagctggaaaaacggatggacggcatggataaaccatctACATTCACGATGgggccaacaaagtttactcagtatgataagagcgtactaactcagtacgcaatccaatttcctctcgaccctcctctctctctctctctcgaccctttgtctttctcctctctctctctctctctctctctctctcccctcctctctctctcactccctaatcctctccatcctctctctctctctctctctctctctctctctctctctctctgctcttaacctctctctctccctctctctctctctctctctgtgtctctTTGGATCTTAAGGAGGGCGTGCGCAGGTAGGGAGGGTGCTGTTTCGGCTTCCTCCCTTCTTTGGATCAAAcacagaaagagagggagagagaggttaggAGGCGAAGGGAGCAAGCTGAAACGACACCCTCCCTACCCGTGCATGCCCTCCTTAAGATCTAAAGATGTaccaatctctctcaatctctctcaatctcaatgctgaTTTATGGATTTGGGAGTTTAGTAATTTATGGATTCCCGATTCGATGTGGACCCCCATTTAGAGATTTGggaattttagggcttacagatttgaatgtggaccccgaattgggggttttctgatattacaaattaggaatttggggattttagaattttatggATCTTAAGGAATTTTGGAATTGGGGATTTCTCACTTATCCTTCTAGAAACTTCAGTTTCATTTCATCATCAagtgcaaaatttcatgatatatggtgcaaccaaatgcacctttTATAAAGGAGCCAATGGAGAGTgaggatcaatggattggatggtccaAGTGTCCCACTGCAACTAGGAGAACTATAGCTCCAAGAGCACCCGAACATCTCTACATGAAAAGgcccctcttcttcttttttttttttttttttctttttgttgctttgtttgtttgtttgtttttgtttatttatttattttatagaaTTAGCATCAACCAATCACAACCGTGCACATTCAGTGGGCTGAAGCAGTACTGAAGTTTAAATCATTTCGATAACGTGTGGATGGTACCAGGGGCAAGGTTCTGATCTGAGGTTCCATAGTCTGCTGATAGTATCAGTTCCCGATTGTACAAATCTCTATCTTGAAGTTTTcatcaatggagagagagaatcacATCACATCCTTCCTACAAATCTCTATGTTTAACATGTTGTTCCGATGTTAAGCCCTTGATGCAGGTTGTTGTCTACACAAGTGAAGAGTGTGGGTTTGAAAATTTCCAGGTAATAATGCATTGTCTATCCCCCCCACTTGCACACACAAACACACTGACTGGCCTTTATCTGAATTATGCAAGCATGGTGCTTATGTTATAACTAAAATGGGTTTTGTAGATAGTAATTGGTTTTTCTCCAATAGAAATTTGGGTTTTTCTATCTGTGTTTCACGGTTTTTGTTGTTATGAGAGTAGAGTTTTGCTGCTGCCTTTTTATTGTTTGTCTTGATAAAAGCCCAACTTTGTTTTATCATTCTGCTTTCCTTTACCCACCACATGAATTGTTTtctatccatctctctctctctctctctctctctctctctctctctctctctctctctctctctctctctctctctctctctctctccaccacaaTGTCAGCACCACCACACCATACCAGCCAACACAACCCCTAAGTTgtagaacttctatccaaacaagaCTGGAAAACCAAACAATTGGTGGGTTCTAAACTAAAAAACAGAACCCAACAAATCTTAACAACACAATCGGATTTGGTTTCAACCAAATAATCCAATATGTATGCAGGCACATAGGATGCATTTATGCGTTTATACTCTTTTTCAAGTACTAATTAATGTCACCACATCACAACTGGCGATTGAGACTGTTGGCATGTTGTCAGTCAACTATAGCACCAAGCAGAATACAAACATTGAAAACAGATACTGGATGTCAGATGTGAAGATAGAATTAAGTCCTACAAAACCAAAATACAACAGGCAGTTGATATGCTAAGCAACTAATTCTTTTAATAAGAACAGGAGATAATCGATGAGGGATGCTTTTGCCTTCAAGTTGCAAACAATCAGAAACTGTAAACTGAACAGCACTGAGCAGTTTAGCTGTGTCATTCACTTACCTTTGAGTTTCAGGGAAGATGAAAAAGAGACAGGCGGAATGGTAAGTACATAAACAGATAGTTGAGTGCATTTGTTGTTTAATATGTTACTAACCTGAAACTCACATAGATGTTTTGCAGATTTCTTTAGATCTCCAATATAATGAAGAAACTACTTTAACATCACTTTGCTATATATATGACATCATAACTGAAACTAACTTTTGTTGTAAAAATCAGGTTGTTGCTAATTTCAGACATTTGTTTCTGATTTTGGTATTATAGTAATACAAATCTGGGGTACTCTTTATTACCAGAATTAGAGGAAAATGAGATGCTGAATTGAGTAAGAATTGAAACTTTTTTTAACGAGAGAACAGGTGAGAAGATTAGTGTTGAAGAAACCCAAAGCAAAGCTTTGGAGTTTGAACTGCCCAAATGCTCATTTGAATACAAGTGGGTCCACCTTTCTCCGCATGTGATGTGAGTCAAGCCACCAGATTAGGTCCTTTTCAATGACCCAAAATGTTTTATGTGATGGGCCTCAACATGGTTGAAAacaggttttatttatttatttatttattattattattattatttagcttTTTGGTTAGCTAGGTGTGTTAGTTTGGTATGCTTCGTCTTTGTTGTGGTTTTTAGGTGAAACCATGTGAAAAAGTGGATTGATACTATCCTCAGTGGAGTAAATTTATGTTTTTGCTCAGCCAATTAACTGCATAGGTGGGGCTACCTTTTggcaatgtggaccattcatctggtgcTGCCAATTTAGATGGTCCATGCTGCAAAACATTTATATCTTACATAATTAAGTTATTCAAAGAGAATTAGTGGCTGAAATGGGAATGGAGTTGTTGCCTGTTTGAgatgtcactacaccaaaatcatcaaattggcacggttcagattttggttcagaaacggctttAAGCCGCTCCTGATTTGAAACGGTAAGGAACCGTACCAGATTCATTGTGTTATACATTGTTCTTTTCACTATTTTGTTGTTATATCCCAATTGAGTGTcggatcttcttatttcttcttattttgttttattgttttattttggaacaaatggatggaatggattcgaTTAAAAACCtccgagtggaccccacaaggcccaaaAGGCATATTACTCTATATCTGCCACAGACTATCGATGGGTATTAACCCTTTTCATACGCCAAAATCCCTAAATTCCTCATTTTGCATCTCTGTCTCCATCTCCATCTCTGTCTCcgtctctcaatctccctctccctctctttcgatctttcgatctcaaccctctctctcgatctccctctcactctccttcCTCCtccctcaatctccctctcccaatctcaaccctctatctcaatctccctctcccaatctcaaccctatttctctccctccctctcactCTTCCTCTCATTCTGTTTAACAGGTCTGGCGGTATGACTTTCCCAACTTCGAGAAATATTCCACAAGATCAGTGAGTGCTGGTGCAGACGATGCAACCTTCGTCGTCATGTCACCAGCGAGCTTCAAAAGTGCGTCGTGAAATGGCTGTGGCATAGATCCCAAAGCTTCATCCACACCAGCACTGATGCGAGGAGGCAGTTGAATCCCAACACTTGGAGACCTTGTGGGAGTTGAACTCTCTACATGTGATTTGGTGCCAGGTGTCCTAATTTTATTAGTGCTCAACGGCACATTTATCCTCAAGGGATTCAAGCTCTGAGTTACAACAACATCACACAGATCATCATCATCCACAAGTGTTACAACATCCCCATCTTCATCAACATATGTAAGGGTGAAATTAGCATCTGGGTTGAGTTTGAAAAGGTTAAGGATCTTTGCTCTCAGTTCATCCACATTGAGTTTTAAATGGCAAAATTAGAAGGAAAAAAGGTTTCCCCAAGAAAATTGCAACCGTAAAGAATTTTCCTTTCATAGTTTCTGTAGGAAAACAAACAGGTGCAAGGGATTTCCTTTCACTAGTGCTGATGTCAGTTTATTATACACTTATGTCACAATTTCACTTTCCCTTGCATTCCCCTAGTTCACACCGAATCCAAACAGGTAACAAAGGAAAGGATAGGATGAGAGAAGAAATATCTTTATTGAAACCAAAGAAAAATACCTGAACTCATGTAAACACTCCAAAGTAATCAAACCAATGATAAACGATACAAGATTACCAGCAGGGAAAAAACGATGTTGAAATTCTATGAAAAGGCTCTTGAAAACTACAGGTTAACTGAGCGCATGTTTTCATGATCTATGTGGCGGAGAAGCTTAATTTCTTTTAAtgtccttttggcatcaattctATTGTCAAATGCATTACCGATCTTTTTATTTGCAACCTCTTCATGCATCTCTGCATTCATCGCAGCACtgtagaaatagaaataaaatcacAATTAGGTTGAAGAATAGAGATGAAACAGTCAACAATTAGAGTGAAATAGGCAGTGGCATTCAGTCATTACACTCCAACAAAGTGAGAAATTCAGTCATTCAGTCATCTGGGTGTCAAAATATTTGAAGTATAGTTACAATGATACAGTTGTTacaaaaaaaaggtttcaatgaaaCTTGTTTGAACTGCTGAggatgctcaatgagagtaagaTTGTCAATCCTACTCTCGCCACATGCCAATGTAACacgtgcatgtgaaatccaagccattcatgcaGATCGGTCCTACCTTGTATGCATCATGGATATAAAAAACAGGACGGTCTTGTTATTAGAATCATCGATGCTATGCATTTAATGTGGACCGCTGGTCATTTTCTTCTAACCATCCACTTTATTGTACACCTGTGGCCCACCCAACAACCACACCGGCATGATTTTCAGACCATGGCACATACAATTATGCATGCACATGGACCTGCCAAACAGGTCATATACCCACCGCTTTTCTAAACTACATAAAAAGAGTGAGTTTCAACTTTAGCAGAAATTCCCTCCATGTCACGCAAATACACTCTTGCATGAAGCACTTCAATGCATTTGGTCCACATGCTTGCTGATTTGAGGGTAAATCGGGTGAGCCATACATGCTTATGCACATGCTAACTACCTAgtgacaaaataataataataataaataaaatccaagATATGACACAAAATCCAAGTCAACTTGGATTTTTGAGAATAGGTCAAATCACATAACTCATGGGACTGTTGAGTATACATGGAAGGCCAATGGAAGCTACTAACACCATCCTCATTATAAAATCCTAATAGTGAGTTGCCATCAGAGAAACTCTAACATGTTCAAAAACTCAAGAACTTAGATTCGATGTTCAGCCGGGTCCTGTTGACTCAACTCATGTGAGTCTTTACTTGACTCAACCCAGGCAAATCTTTACTTGACTCAACCCATAcctaataattaatttaattattttgtaaATATTATTACACAGTTGTGTGAGGATAAATAATAAACAAACTGAAGAAACTTCAAACAGCCAGCACTTGCAAAAGCTGGTTTGATATGGTAGATAATCGCAGAGAACttaatctcattctttttcttatatatttcgatatttattctttaaatgtttataCTTATGATTCTTTGTTAATTGACATTGTTGATTgaaattctgaattttatctTTTTATCATGTCATGTCAGAGCCCTTGTTGTCCTAACTTTCTAACTTGAACCGTTTTATCTTTTTGTCTATCATTGGTAGTGGTATATGATTACTTAAGAgcatttttttcctctttatcacAATGTAGATACATCAATGGAAACATTGGGAGGATTCTATTAAGAAAGATAAATATGATCAAGACAAGGGTAATGCTTTTGGATTCTGAAAACTCTTTTGAAGCTGAATTGCTGTACAGCTAAGGAGTTGGAGAGAGCCATCTTTGTTTATTTTTTGTCTGAATTTTCTTACTGGGTGGCAATATTTCTGTAGTTGTGAATAAGAAGGTGACTCATGTGCATCAGCATGCTTTTATCAAGGAACATTTTCTTGGAATTGGGTTTTGTTCAACCGTTCTGAGTTGGCTGGTAAGTTATTTAATCATGGGGTGTAAATTGCCATCCATCCCTATTCTTAAATGGTTCTTCAACATGAATTAAAGAACTTTGCACTGGTGGGTTACTTTGTTCTCCTTTGTAGGAAATAGATCTTTTCTGCCATTGTTAAATCAGGAATACGCTAATCCAATGAAAGAAATTGAGAACAGTGGAACTTTGGGGGTTTACTTTTATTCTCTGTTTCTTTAATCAATAAATGTGGGAATGACCAAGAGTCAAAAGGAATATTTATGGAACAAAACGTAGAAGAAAGATTATCATCACTAACTCAAACCTATAGGACGTCATGCATCCTCGCTAAGAACTGTATaaacattttcttcttttcttcttttgaatcAACATTTACGGAATATCCTTGTTATTTTCATGAAAGACTACACTGAAATGTCTATggaattttggatattttggagaTAAAGAAAACCCCTTGCTATTTCTTATATAACATACGTTTGGATTCTCAATTGAAATGAAGTACAAATAATTTCAGTTTTGCaccaaatatatatttttttcccggCTCTAACAAATATGATCAATACTTCTGCACTTTGATTCGTAGGGTCATAATGTTGTGTTGATCTCCAACCATCAGACAGAAACTGAACCAATGATAATTGCCTTGTTGCTTGAGACATCACACCCTCATGTTGCTGAGAAGATGGTATGCTACTTTGTTGTTTGTTTTATTCTAGGCCACTGAATAAAAAGACAATCATGATTGTTCTTATTGACTAAATATTATGCTTTGTACCACAGACCTATGTTGTTGGAGATAGGGTTGTGACAGATCCTGTTTGCAAGCCCTTCAACATGGGAAGGTGCTCATGAAGCTTAGTGATTTGCAGTGGAGAAATACATATCTTGTGATTTGACTATATTTATTGAACTCTCATTACTGCATACTGTTTGGTGCCAGAAATCTTGTTTGTGTATACTCAAAGAAGGACATGCATGACATTCCTGAGCTTGTTGAGATGAAAAAGAAAGCCAATACCTTGAGTCTTAAGGAAATGGCTCTACTTTTAAGGTATATCTGCTTTGTTTAATTCCTTTTCTTTCTTGATGATACATTTGGAAATACCCTTCAAAAAGATAAGACCTTTAGAAATGTGAAAGATGCAGAAGAGAGATTTGACACACCAATGCTAGTGACATAACAAGAATCTATCCTCTTTTCTTTGTTTATACAAGTTGTAACACTTATCTGGATGGTATTACATTGATTTTCTTTGAATATCTCTTGATTATTTTCTGTTTGTACTATTTCACTTGATTTATTTATGTTACTATAATGTCTTATTTCTCTCGAGTGCTAGTTTCTACTAGGTTGCCAATTGTTTCCAGGTGCTACTGTATTAGGTCACAAACAGATTGTGATGGATAGATGTTAACTGTCACGTCATATGTTGCTTTATTTTGTTAGTCATGCAGCAAAATAAACTTAGTGAAGTCTTGTAAATTTCCATATGAATCAAGTTTCGCTGAAATGTACTGAAAAGTGTGTGCATGTAGGCTTTCTTAGATCCTCAAGAGTCGGCTGAAAAGTTGACTTGGTATTTTGAATGAGAAATTCCTCGGAGAGCTACAGTGCTGCTTGAAACTTTACTGTAAACTCGATAGCTTGATACT contains:
- the LOC131225769 gene encoding uncharacterized protein LOC131225769 — protein: MHLVHMLADLRVNRIHQWKHWEDSIKKDKYDQDKVVNKKVTHVHQHAFIKEHFLGIGFCSTVLSWLGHNVVLISNHQTETEPMIIALLLETSHPHVAEKMTYVVGDRVVTDPVCKPFNMGRNLVCVYSKKDMHDIPELVEMKKKANTLSLKEMALLLRMIVLNGEHCKLFQVHLVFTYYCNGPFCRGNYSYTTDFRGLPSI